A region of Domibacillus sp. DTU_2020_1001157_1_SI_ALB_TIR_016 DNA encodes the following proteins:
- a CDS encoding glycoside hydrolase family 88 protein, which produces MSKFVFDENEVKAKIDKVVERTMKMDYGWDWPAGVAFFGIAEAYEATGEEKYLHFLKNWIDKELEDGLPSLSVNACAIGHTLLTLYKASEEENYLNYAIQMADFLLNDADRFADGILQHTVNGGKDVFPEQAWADTMFMAGYFLLRIGHMLDRNDYFEFGLKQYHGHEQFLQNETTNLYYHGWDHVAQNHMSGIFWARGNSWAAYTMARALELIKVQHPSYMVIADSLRDLLSALVRLQSPTGLWHTILTDVDSYQETSGSAGIAAALLSRGKLYNEYIQMSIEGILSQIKEDGSVASVSAGTAVMDDAEGYKQVPYKRVQGWGQGLTLAFLSALLKQKTKN; this is translated from the coding sequence ATGTCTAAGTTTGTTTTTGATGAAAATGAAGTAAAGGCTAAAATAGATAAAGTTGTTGAAAGGACCATGAAGATGGATTACGGGTGGGACTGGCCTGCCGGGGTAGCCTTTTTCGGTATTGCTGAAGCATATGAAGCCACCGGAGAGGAGAAATATTTACACTTTCTTAAGAACTGGATAGACAAGGAACTGGAAGATGGTCTGCCATCATTATCTGTAAATGCTTGTGCGATTGGCCATACGCTTCTTACTTTATATAAAGCCTCAGAAGAAGAAAACTATTTGAACTACGCCATTCAAATGGCAGATTTTTTATTAAACGATGCAGACAGGTTTGCAGACGGTATTTTACAGCATACCGTTAACGGAGGAAAGGATGTATTTCCCGAGCAAGCATGGGCAGATACGATGTTTATGGCGGGATATTTTCTTTTACGAATTGGCCATATGTTAGATCGAAATGATTATTTTGAATTTGGCTTGAAACAATATCACGGACACGAACAATTTCTACAGAATGAAACAACAAATTTATATTATCATGGATGGGATCATGTTGCTCAAAACCATATGTCCGGCATTTTTTGGGCAAGAGGAAATAGCTGGGCAGCCTACACGATGGCAAGAGCATTGGAGTTAATCAAAGTACAGCATCCATCTTATATGGTTATTGCGGATTCTCTTCGTGATCTGTTGAGTGCTTTAGTTCGTTTGCAATCTCCAACTGGACTTTGGCATACGATTCTAACAGATGTCGATTCCTATCAAGAGACATCTGGATCTGCTGGAATTGCTGCTGCCTTGTTGTCTAGAGGCAAATTGTATAATGAATATATACAGATGTCGATTGAAGGAATTCTTAGTCAAATCAAAGAAGATGGATCGGTAGCAAGTGTCTCTGCAGGGACGGCTGTAATGGATGATGCAGAAGGGTACAAACAGGTTCCGTATAAAAGAGTTCAAGGCTGGGGACAGGGACTAACATTAGCCTTTTTGTCAGCACTGTTAAAACAAAAGACAAAGAATTAA
- a CDS encoding short-chain fatty acid transporter: MKIMISISNRLMQKYMPDPYVLVIVLTFFVMGLAVFLTDSTPVQIVGYWGDGFWSLLTFSMQMIFIVVTGHVMASSPFFKKLLGNLAGTPNSPGQAIILVTLVALIACWINWGFGLIIGALLAREIAKKVDGVDYRLLVASAYSGFIIWSGGLSSSVALTIATPGHFTENLIGVVPTSETLFSPFNLTIVIGLIILVPLINRFMMPPKDQVFIIDRDLLNDPNDMLAAVTEHNMDMTPADRLENSKALSLLTGLLGLAFLGYYITANGFSINLDIINFLFLFIGIILHKTPRLFLEAVAKSVKSATGIIIQFPFYAGLMGIVTASGLAGVLSDSFIAISNEHTFHMLTLWSAGLVNFFVPSGGGQWAVQAPVMLEAAKSMGVSLPKTAMAVAWGDAWTNMIQPFYALPALAIAGLKAKDIMGYGLIIMLITGIFISSVFYFL; this comes from the coding sequence ATGAAAATAATGATATCCATTTCAAACAGGCTGATGCAGAAATATATGCCTGACCCGTATGTACTTGTTATTGTGCTTACATTTTTTGTGATGGGGCTTGCCGTCTTTTTAACAGACAGCACACCGGTTCAAATTGTGGGCTACTGGGGAGATGGGTTTTGGAGTTTGTTAACCTTTTCCATGCAAATGATTTTTATTGTGGTAACCGGTCATGTAATGGCGAGCAGCCCCTTCTTTAAAAAATTATTGGGTAACTTAGCGGGTACACCAAATTCACCCGGGCAGGCAATTATTCTTGTTACTCTTGTTGCACTGATTGCCTGCTGGATTAATTGGGGATTTGGCTTAATCATCGGCGCATTGTTAGCGCGAGAAATCGCAAAAAAAGTAGATGGCGTGGACTATCGGCTGCTGGTGGCAAGTGCTTATAGTGGATTTATTATCTGGAGCGGCGGGCTTTCGTCATCCGTTGCTTTAACCATTGCTACTCCTGGGCATTTCACCGAAAATCTTATCGGCGTTGTTCCAACTAGTGAAACTCTTTTTTCACCTTTCAACTTAACCATTGTCATTGGACTTATCATTTTAGTCCCCCTTATCAATCGGTTTATGATGCCTCCTAAAGATCAGGTATTTATTATTGACCGCGATTTATTAAATGACCCGAATGATATGCTGGCTGCGGTAACTGAGCATAATATGGACATGACACCTGCTGACCGTTTGGAAAACAGCAAGGCATTGTCATTGCTTACTGGTTTATTGGGTCTTGCTTTTTTAGGATATTACATTACTGCTAACGGGTTTTCCATTAACCTTGACATTATTAACTTTCTTTTCCTCTTCATTGGTATCATTTTACACAAAACACCGAGACTGTTTTTAGAAGCTGTAGCTAAATCTGTTAAAAGCGCGACGGGAATTATTATACAATTTCCATTTTACGCAGGATTAATGGGTATTGTAACCGCTTCCGGACTGGCGGGTGTATTATCCGATTCCTTTATCGCGATTTCAAATGAACATACCTTTCACATGCTGACATTATGGAGTGCAGGCCTTGTTAACTTTTTTGTTCCTTCAGGCGGCGGACAATGGGCTGTTCAAGCGCCTGTTATGCTAGAGGCAGCAAAAAGCATGGGCGTATCGTTACCTAAAACAGCAATGGCTGTCGCATGGGGAGATGCGTGGACAAACATGATTCAGCCGTTTTATGCACTGCCTGCCCTGGCCATTGCCGGTTTGAAAGCAAAAGATATTATGGGCTACGGCTTAATCATCATGCTGATCACAGGCATTTTTATTTCTTCGGTCTTTTACTTTTTATAA
- a CDS encoding GNAT family N-acetyltransferase, whose translation MKIKTVGTWDDELWQDASPLYMEAFGDKGAKPVKIIKNMFAQGIAELHVAYNESAAVVMALTGKLVSDQVMLIDYLAVSQKERGHGLGKHFINYLRQKAEDEGYQKLIIEAESEETPDNRRRIHFWQSCGFLLTEYVHHYIWVPETYQAMYLPLLADSRKVTGEELFVFINTFHQLSFRGVGKDED comes from the coding sequence ATGAAGATTAAAACTGTTGGCACTTGGGATGATGAACTTTGGCAGGACGCGAGCCCCCTTTATATGGAAGCATTTGGAGATAAGGGAGCCAAGCCGGTTAAGATCATCAAAAATATGTTTGCACAAGGAATTGCCGAGCTTCATGTGGCGTACAACGAGTCGGCAGCGGTTGTTATGGCTCTTACAGGGAAGCTCGTATCTGACCAAGTAATGCTCATCGACTATTTGGCTGTATCCCAAAAAGAGCGAGGTCATGGACTTGGCAAACACTTTATTAATTACTTGCGACAGAAAGCAGAGGATGAGGGGTATCAGAAATTAATTATTGAGGCTGAGTCAGAGGAAACACCAGATAATAGAAGGCGTATCCACTTTTGGCAATCATGCGGCTTTCTTCTCACAGAGTATGTCCATCACTACATCTGGGTGCCGGAAACCTACCAGGCTATGTACCTTCCCCTCCTTGCTGATTCGAGGAAGGTAACGGGAGAAGAATTGTTTGTGTTTATCAATACCTTTCACCAGCTGTCGTTTCGCGGCGTTGGGAAGGACGAAGATTAA
- a CDS encoding alpha/beta-type small acid-soluble spore protein, which translates to MSSRNRNRLLAPGAQQAIDQMKYEIASEFGVQLGADTTARENGSVGGEITKRLVEMAKQELSRR; encoded by the coding sequence ATGTCAAGCAGAAACCGCAACCGACTATTGGCTCCAGGTGCCCAGCAGGCTATTGACCAGATGAAGTACGAAATTGCTTCTGAATTTGGTGTTCAGCTGGGTGCGGATACAACAGCGCGTGAAAACGGTTCTGTCGGCGGTGAAATCACGAAGCGTCTTGTAGAAATGGCGAAACAGGAATTGTCTCGTCGTTAG